The sequence ACGCCTACGCGGCGCCGCTCGGATCGCTGGAGGCGGGCGCGGCCAGGTTCGCGGGGCAGGTCCCGCTGATCCTGAAGCTGAACAACAGCGACACGCTGGCGAAGGTGGAGCAGCCCGTGTCGGCGGTGACCGGCTCGGTCGAGGACGCGCTCCGCCTCGGCTGCGTCGGCGTCGGCTACACGATCTACCCCGGGTCCGGCGCGAGAAACAGGATGTACGAGGATCTTCGCGAGATCGCCCTCGAGGCCAAGCGAAGAGGTCTGGTCGTCATCGTCTGGAGCTATCCGCGCGGCGCCGGGCTGTCGAAGCAGGGCGAGACGGCGATCGATGTCTGCGCCTATGCGGCGACGATCGCGGCTCAGCTCGGCGCACACATCATCAAGGTCAAGCCGCCGACGGCTCATATCGAGCAGGAGGAGGCGAAAAAGATGTACGAGAAATACAGCATTCCAATCCAGACGCTCGCCGACCGGACCCGGCACGTCGTGCAGGCGACCTTCGGCGGCAAGCGCGTGGTGATCTTCTCCGGCGGCGAGTCCAAGGCGACCGATGCCGTCCTCGAGGAGGTGCGCGAGATGGCCGCGGGCGGCTCCTTCGGGTCGATCATGGGGCGCAACGCGTTCCAGCGCCCACGTGCC comes from Sorangium aterium and encodes:
- a CDS encoding class I fructose-bisphosphate aldolase; translated protein: MALTTRVEQILSWYASENPGTLTNLVRLLNHGALAGTGKMVILPVDQGFEHGPVRSFAPNPEAYDPDYHFQLAIDAGCNAYAAPLGSLEAGAARFAGQVPLILKLNNSDTLAKVEQPVSAVTGSVEDALRLGCVGVGYTIYPGSGARNRMYEDLREIALEAKRRGLVVIVWSYPRGAGLSKQGETAIDVCAYAATIAAQLGAHIIKVKPPTAHIEQEEAKKMYEKYSIPIQTLADRTRHVVQATFGGKRVVIFSGGESKATDAVLEEVREMAAGGSFGSIMGRNAFQRPRAEALQLLADVIQIYRSAR